Proteins co-encoded in one Chroicocephalus ridibundus chromosome 6, bChrRid1.1, whole genome shotgun sequence genomic window:
- the BMPR1A gene encoding bone morphogenetic protein receptor type-1A codes for MTRLRVYERFLGAYLLIILHVQGQNLPSMLHGTGMKANPDQKKQANGVTLAPEDTLPFLKCYCSGHCPDDAINNTCITNGHCFAIIEEDEHGEPTLASGCMKYEGSDFQCKDSPKAQLRRTIECCRTDFCNQDLQPTLPPLDSTDGLFDGSIRWMAVLISMAVCIIVMIILFSCFCYKHYCKSMAKRHCYNRDLEQDEAFIPAGESLKDLIDQSQSSGSGSGLPLLVQRTIAKQIQMVRQVGKGRYGEVWMGKWRGEKVAVKVFFTTEEASWFRETEIYQTVLMRHENILGFIAADIKGTGSWTQLYLITDYHENGSLYDFLKCTTLDNRALLKLAYSAACGLCHLHTEIYGTQGKPAIAHRDLKSKNILIKKNGTCCIADLGLAVKFNSDTNEVDVPLNTRVGTKRYMAPEVLDESLNKNHFQPYIMADIYSFGLIIWEMARRCVTGGIVEEYQLPYYDMVPNDPSYEDMREVVCVKRLRPVVSNRWNSDECLRAILKLMSECWAHNPASRLTALRIKKTLAKMVESQDVKI; via the exons ATGACTCGACTGAGAGTTTATGAGCGATTCCTTGGAGCCTACCTGCTTATCATTCTCCATGTTCAAG gTCAAAATCTACCCAGCATGCTTCATGGCACAGGAATGAAGGCAAATCCTGaccaaaagaaacaagcaaatgGAGTAACACTTGCTCCAGAGGACACCTTACCTTTTCTTAAGTGCTACTGCTCAGGACATTGTCCAGATGATGCTATTAATAACACATGCAT AACTAATGGGCATTGCTTTGCTATCATTGAGGAAGACGAACATGGAGAACCCACGCTTGCTTCTGGCTGCATGAAGTATGAAGGTTCAGACTTCCAGtgcaag GACTCGCCTAAAGCACAATTGCGACGAACGATTGAGTGCTGTCGGACTGATTTCTGCAATCAGGATTTACAACCAACATTACCACCACTTGATAGTACAG atggACTTTTCGATGGCAGCATTCGTTGGATGGCAGTGCTGATTTCTATGGCAGTCTGCATAATTGTCATGATCATCTTATTTAGCTGCTTTTGTTACAA GCATTACTGTAAGTCAATGGCAAAGAGACACTGTTATAATCGTGACCTGGAACAAGATGAAGCATTTATTCCAGCTGGGGAGTCATTAAAAGACCTTATTGACCAGTCACAGAGTTCTGGGAGTGGATCAGGACTACCGTTGTTG gTTCAGCGCACTATTGCCAAACAAATTCAGATGGTGAGGCAAGTTGGAAAAGGACGATATGGTGAAGTGTGGATGGGTAAATGGAGGGGTGAAAAAGTTGCAGTGAAAGTGTTTTTCACCACGGAAGAAGCCAGTTGGTTCCGAGAAACAGAGATTTACCAAACTGTTTTAATGCGTCACGAAAACATCCTTG GTTTCATAGCTGCAGATATTAAAGGCACTGGCTCCTGGACACAGCTTTACTTGATTACAGATTACCATGAAAATGGATCATTGTATGATTTTCTGAAATGCACCACGCTAGACAACAGGGCTCTCCTCAAACTGGCGTATTCTGCTGCATGTGGCCTGTGCCATCTACACACAGAAATTTATGGGACACAAGGCAAGCCTGCTATTGCACACAGGGACCTGAAGAGTAAAAACATCTtgataaagaaaaatggaacCTGCTGCATTGCTGACTTGGGTCTTGCAGTCAAGTTTAACAG TGACACAAACGAAGTTGATGTTCCCTTGAATACTAGAGTGGGAACAAAACGTTACATGGCTCCAGAGGTCCTAGATGAAAGCCTGAATAAAAACCATTTCCAGCCATACATCATGGCTGACATCTACAGTTTTGGGCTGATCATTTGGGAAATGGCTCGGCGCTGCGTCACAGGAG GTATTGTTGAAGAGTATCAGTTGCCATATTATGACATGGTGCCAAATGATCCATCCTATGAGGACATGAGAGAAGTGGTGTGTGTCAAACGCCTCCGCCCAGTAGTATCGAATAGATGGAATAGTGATGAA TGTTTAAGAGCAATATTGAAATTAATGTCTGAATGCTGGGCTCATAATCCTGCCTCACGGCTCACTGCCTTGAGGATCAAGAAGACGCTTGCCAAGATGGTGGAGTCACAAGATGTAAAGATTTGA